From Budorcas taxicolor isolate Tak-1 chromosome 19, Takin1.1, whole genome shotgun sequence, the proteins below share one genomic window:
- the BCL6B gene encoding B-cell CLL/lymphoma 6 member B protein isoform X2 yields MGSTATPEGALGYVREFTRHSSDVLGNLNELRLRGILTDVTLLVGGQPLRAHKAVLIACSGFFYSIFRGRAGVGVDMLSLPGGPEAGGFAPLLDFMYTSRLRLSPATAPAVLAAATYLQMEHVVQACHRFIQASYEPLGISLRPLEAEPPTPPTAPPPGSPRRSEGHPDPPTESRSCSQGPPSPHSPDPKACNWKKYKFIILNSQASQAGSLAGESSGQLCSQLPSGDEASSSSSSSSEEGPISSPQSRLSPTAATMQFKCGAPVNTPHRLTPQAPETTGSPSGRAHPPPGEKPYHCSICGARFNRPANLKTHSRIHSGEKPYKCDTCGSRFVQVAHLRAHVLIHTGEKPYPCPTCGTRFRHLQTLKSHVRIHTGEKPYHCDPCGLHFRHKSQLRLHLRQKHGAATNTKVHYHILGRP; encoded by the exons ATGGGTTCCACCGCTACCCCGGAGGGAGCGCTGGGCTATGTCCGCGAGTTTACTCGCCACTCCTCCGACGTGCTCGGCAATCTAAATGAGCTGCGCCTGCGCGGGATCCTCACTGACGTCACGCTGCTGGTTGGCGGGCAACCCCTTCGAGCTCACAAGGCAGTTCTTATTGCCTGCAG TGGCTTCTTCTATTCAATTTTCCGAGGCCGTGCAGGAGTGGGGGTAGACATGCTCTCCCTGCCCGGGGGCCCCGAAGCCGGAGGCTTCGCTCCCCTTCTGGACTTCATGTACACTTCGCGCCTACGTCTCTCTCCCGCCACCGCACCAGCAGTCCTCGCGGCCGCCACCTACTTGCAGATGGAGCATGTGGTCCAGGCATGCCACCGCTTCATCCAGGCCAG CTATGAACCTCTGGGCATATCTCTGCGGCCCCTGGAGGCAGAACCCCCCACGCCACCAACGGCCCCTCCACCAGGCAGTCCCAGGCGTTCGGAGGGGCACCCTGACCCACCTACTGAGTCTCGCAGCTGCAGTCAAGGGCCCCCCAGTCCACACAGCCCAGACCCCAAGGCCTGCAACTGGAAAAAATACAAGTTCATCATACTGAACTCTCAGGCCTCCCAAGCAGGGAGCCTGGCCGGGGAGAGTTCTGGTCAACTTTGCTCCCAGCTCCCCAGTGGAGATGAGgcttccagcagcagcagcagcagcagtgaagaagGACCCATTTCCAGTCCCCAGAGCAG GCTTTCTCCAACTGCTGCCACTATGCAGTTCAAATGTGGGGCTCCAGTCAATACCCCTCATCGGCTCACACCCCAGGCTCCAGAGACCACTGGGTCACCTTCTGGGAGGGCTCATCCACCACCAG GGGAAAAGCCCTACCACTGCTCCATCTGCGGAGCCCGCTTTAACCGGCCGGCTAACCTGAAAACGCATAGCCGCATCCATTCGGGAGAGAAGCCCTATAAGTGCGACACATGCGGCTCGCGCTTTGTACAG GTAGCGCATCTGCGCGCGCACGTGCTGATCCACACCGGGGAGAAGCCCTATCCTTGCCCCACCTGCGGGACTCGCTTCCGCCACCTACAGACCCTGAAGAGTCACGTTCGCATCCATACCGGAGAGAAGCCTTACCAC TGCGACCCCTGCGGTCTGCATTTCCGGCACAAGAGTCAACTTCGGCTACATCTGCGCCAGAAACACGGAGCTGCTACCAACACCAAAGTGCACTACCACATTCTAGGGAGGCCCTAG
- the BCL6B gene encoding B-cell CLL/lymphoma 6 member B protein isoform X1, producing the protein MGSTATPEGALGYVREFTRHSSDVLGNLNELRLRGILTDVTLLVGGQPLRAHKAVLIACSGFFYSIFRGRAGVGVDMLSLPGGPEAGGFAPLLDFMYTSRLRLSPATAPAVLAAATYLQMEHVVQACHRFIQASYEPLGISLRPLEAEPPTPPTAPPPGSPRRSEGHPDPPTESRSCSQGPPSPHSPDPKACNWKKYKFIILNSQASQAGSLAGESSGQLCSQLPSGDEASSSSSSSSEEGPISSPQSRLSPTAATMQFKCGAPVNTPHRLTPQAPETTGSPSGRAHPPPGGEFFSCQNCEAVAGCSSGLDPVASGDEDKPYKCQLCRSAFRYKGNLASHRTVHTGEKPYHCSICGARFNRPANLKTHSRIHSGEKPYKCDTCGSRFVQVAHLRAHVLIHTGEKPYPCPTCGTRFRHLQTLKSHVRIHTGEKPYHCDPCGLHFRHKSQLRLHLRQKHGAATNTKVHYHILGRP; encoded by the exons ATGGGTTCCACCGCTACCCCGGAGGGAGCGCTGGGCTATGTCCGCGAGTTTACTCGCCACTCCTCCGACGTGCTCGGCAATCTAAATGAGCTGCGCCTGCGCGGGATCCTCACTGACGTCACGCTGCTGGTTGGCGGGCAACCCCTTCGAGCTCACAAGGCAGTTCTTATTGCCTGCAG TGGCTTCTTCTATTCAATTTTCCGAGGCCGTGCAGGAGTGGGGGTAGACATGCTCTCCCTGCCCGGGGGCCCCGAAGCCGGAGGCTTCGCTCCCCTTCTGGACTTCATGTACACTTCGCGCCTACGTCTCTCTCCCGCCACCGCACCAGCAGTCCTCGCGGCCGCCACCTACTTGCAGATGGAGCATGTGGTCCAGGCATGCCACCGCTTCATCCAGGCCAG CTATGAACCTCTGGGCATATCTCTGCGGCCCCTGGAGGCAGAACCCCCCACGCCACCAACGGCCCCTCCACCAGGCAGTCCCAGGCGTTCGGAGGGGCACCCTGACCCACCTACTGAGTCTCGCAGCTGCAGTCAAGGGCCCCCCAGTCCACACAGCCCAGACCCCAAGGCCTGCAACTGGAAAAAATACAAGTTCATCATACTGAACTCTCAGGCCTCCCAAGCAGGGAGCCTGGCCGGGGAGAGTTCTGGTCAACTTTGCTCCCAGCTCCCCAGTGGAGATGAGgcttccagcagcagcagcagcagcagtgaagaagGACCCATTTCCAGTCCCCAGAGCAG GCTTTCTCCAACTGCTGCCACTATGCAGTTCAAATGTGGGGCTCCAGTCAATACCCCTCATCGGCTCACACCCCAGGCTCCAGAGACCACTGGGTCACCTTCTGGGAGGGCTCATCCACCACCAG GAGGTGAATTTTTCAGCTGCCAGAACTGTGAGGCTGTGGCTGGGTGCTCATCGGGGCTGGACCCCGTGGCTTCTGGGGATGAGGACAAGCCCTACAAGTGTCAGCTCTGCCGGTCTGCCTTCCGCTATAAGGGCAACCTGGCCAGTCACCGCACGGTGCACACAG GGGAAAAGCCCTACCACTGCTCCATCTGCGGAGCCCGCTTTAACCGGCCGGCTAACCTGAAAACGCATAGCCGCATCCATTCGGGAGAGAAGCCCTATAAGTGCGACACATGCGGCTCGCGCTTTGTACAG GTAGCGCATCTGCGCGCGCACGTGCTGATCCACACCGGGGAGAAGCCCTATCCTTGCCCCACCTGCGGGACTCGCTTCCGCCACCTACAGACCCTGAAGAGTCACGTTCGCATCCATACCGGAGAGAAGCCTTACCAC TGCGACCCCTGCGGTCTGCATTTCCGGCACAAGAGTCAACTTCGGCTACATCTGCGCCAGAAACACGGAGCTGCTACCAACACCAAAGTGCACTACCACATTCTAGGGAGGCCCTAG